The proteins below are encoded in one region of Apium graveolens cultivar Ventura chromosome 4, ASM990537v1, whole genome shotgun sequence:
- the LOC141718593 gene encoding uncharacterized protein LOC141718593, translating to MTSISQLMNLLKIAQSSDSTIGTANFAGITSQRKTSFIYFSDAQSTSWILDSGASDHMCSQKELFTALSVLPHPIHISLPHGEIITISHAGTVPLTHDIVLTDGHSLRKPLELGSSQRGLYLFHSPPDTKKCSSTNVFSFSHFNCNKDIVSALIWHHRLGHLPLSKLQTICHIDSRDAKLISACDVCAKARQHRLPFPKSSIHTIAKFELLHIDLGFKGTVKIVRTALELGLSKTASDFLLSNGIIHQTSCSHTPQQNGVVERYPYGKKAYKFLDLENNYVLISRDVVFHESIFPYTSHKTGNFIPLHILDFQDESTYYHDVPVPIVHTPSSSNDFSYSDTNNGSSHDNPPQVRKSTRSSKVPNYLNDYVHSYAKTASSCHNTTCFCTITSMCTPIFPSVSSVQSSCFSANIISYISPPTEPSSYKEAIKYPEWQKAISAEIAALEANRTWSLVKLPPGKKPISCKWVFKVKQNSDGTIERYKARLVVRGFTQVEGVDFTETFSPVVKMTTIRALVATAVKKGWNLFLLDVNNVFLHGDLYEDACFLLQTTLLSRGYTVSQNDSSLFYKRNGSLVVYLAVYVDDILVVGNYDDEIVDIKAYLDSVFKIKDLDKLRYFLGMEFTEVPDGMIISQRKFTMDLLSDFDCSTSSPVVTPLDLSIKLLPDQGALLTDASEYRRLIGKLNFLTNTRPDLSFCVQHLSQFMSSPRQPHWDAAIHVLKYLRNDPGQGLLYTKNSSLTLEAYCDADWASCPNSRRSVSGFVILLGGNLIFWKSKQQHTVSLSSAEAEYRSLRRLTTELAWLSRLLYELDAAIYIAKNPVYHERTKHIELDCHFVRTKLASGLISLSYTPSKEQFADICTKPLTGLHHHGLLGIGLVIRNFRGMIVRMVAGTLGIRARRQNELYTFLEGMKRAFLEDRFDVILESDHENAYWEWRNAKTHAETWDTRVAIVETFGRVFELWCNDTGLGPIGEQYMDVHELDILAKVDDEVIDLQGDDGVLAQEMM from the exons ATGACTAGTATTTCGCAACTAATGAATCTGCTCAAAATAGCTCAGTCTTCAGACTCTACTATTGGCACTGCAAATTTTGCAGGTATTACTTCTCAAAGGAAAacttcttttatatatttttctgaTGCACAAAGTACTAGTTGGATATTAGATAGTGGTGCGAGCGATCACATGTGTTCACAAAAAGAATTGTTCACTGCATTGAGTGTTTTACCCCATCCTATACACATTTCTTTACCTCATGGGGAAATCATCACTATATCCCATGCTGGGACTGTTCCTTTGACCCATGATATAGTACTCACAGAT GGCCATTCTCTGAGGAAGCCACTGGAACTTGGTAGTTCTCAGAGGGGCCTGTATCTGTTCCATTCTCCTCCTGATACAAAAAAGTGCTCTTCTACAAATGTATTTTCTTTCAGTCATTTCAATTGTAATAAAGATATTGTTTCAGCTTTAATTTGGCATCATAGATTAGGCCATCTACCCTTGTCTAAACTACAGACTATATGTCATATTGATTCTCGTGATGCCAAATTAATTTCTGCTTGTGATGTTTGTGCGAAAGCACGTCAACATAGACTTCCTTTCCCAAAAAGTAGTATTCATACAATTGCAAAGTTTGAGTTACTTCACATAGATCTTGGG TTTAAAGGAACAGTTAAGATTGTCCGAACAGCTCTTGAGCTTGGTCTCAGCAAAACAGCTTCTGATTTTCTTCTATCTAATGGCATAATTCATCAAACTTCATGTTCACacacaccacaacaaaatggtgtagttgAAC GGTATCCTTATGGAAAGAAAGCTTACAAGTTTCTTGATCTTGAAAATAATTATGTGCTTATTTCACGAGATGTGGTGTTTCACGAGTCCATTTTTCCTTACACTAGTCACAAAACTGGTAATTTCATTCCTTTACATATACTTGACTTTCAAGATGAGTCTACTTATTATCATGATGTACCAGTTCCTATAGTACATACTCCAAGTTCTTCTAATGATTTCTCTTATTCTGATACAAACAATGGTTCTTCTCATGATAATCCACCGCAGGTCCGTAAATCAACTAGATCTTCCAAAGTTCCAAATTATTTAAATGACTATGTTCATTCTTATGCCAAAACTGCTAGTTCTTGTCATAATACTACTTGTTTTTGTACCATAACTTCTATGTGTACTCCCATTTTTCCATCTGTCAGTTCTGTGCAATCTTCTTGTTTTTCTGCAAATATCATTTCTTACATATCACCTCCTACTGAGCCATCATCATATAAGGAAGCAATTAAGTATCCTGAATGGCAAAAGGCGATTTCTGCAGAAATTGCTGCTCTTGAAGCAAATAGAACCTGGTCTTTAGTTAAACTACCACCTGGCAAGAAACCTATATCATGTAAATGGGTTTTTAAGGTTAAACAAAATTCAGATGGCACTATTGAAAGATATAAAGCCAGGTTGGTGGTTAGGGGTTTTACACAAGTTGAAGGAGTTGATTTCACTGAGACTTTCTCCCCAGTTGTGAAGATGACCACAATTCGAGCTCTGGTTGCCACTGCAGTCAAGAAAGGGTGGAATCTATTTCTTTTGGACGTGAATAATGTGTTTCTTCACGGAGATCTTTATGAGGATGCATGCTTCCTCCTCCAA ACTACTTTATTGTCTCGAGGATATACAGTTTCTCAAAATGATTCTTCTCTGTTTTATAAAAGGAATGGTTCTTTGGTGGTGTATTTAGCAGTGTACGTTGATGATATTTTGGTTGTTGGGAATTATGATGACGAAATTGTGGATATTAAAGCATATCTTGATTCTGTTTTCAAGATCAAAGATCTCGACAAATTAAGATATTTTTTGGGTATGGAATTCACTGAAGTTCCAGATGGCATGATCATCTCCCAGAGAAAGTTCACAATGGACTTATTGTCCGACTTTGATTGCTCAACTTCTTCCCCAGTTGTGACACCTTTAGATCTTAGTATTAAACTCTTACCTGATCAGGGTGCCTTGCTGACAGATGCTTCAGAATATAGGAGATTGATAGGGAAACTTAATTTTCTCACAAATACTCGCCCTGATTTGTCTTTCTGTGTTCAACATTTAAGTCAGTTTATGTCTTCGCCTCGACAGCCTCACTGGGATGCGGCTATTCATGTCTTGAAATATCTCAGAAATGATCCAGGCCAAGGTCTCTTATACACTAAGAATTCTTCTTTAACACTGGAAGCTTACTGCGATGCTGACTGGGCATCTTGTCCAAACAGTAGAAGATCTGTAAGTGGTTTTGTCATTTTGCTTGGGGGAAATCTGATTTTCTGGAAATCAAAGCAACAACATACAGTGTCATTGTCctctgcagaagcagaatatcgTTCTTTAAGACGTTTAACTACTGAACTTGCCTGGCTTTCTCGTCTTCTTTATGAACTTGAC GCTGCCATATACATTGCCAAGAACCCTGTTTATCATGAGAGAACGAAACATATTGAATTAGATTGTCATTTTGTTCGCACCAAACTTGCATCTGGGCTCATTTCCTTGTCATATACACCATCGAAAGAACAGTTTGCTGACATTTGTACGAAGCCTTTGACGGGACTGCACCATCATGGTCTACTGG GTATAGGTCTTGTGATTAGAAACTTCAGAGGTATGATAGTTCGTATGGTGGCTGGTACTCTGGGTATTCGAGCAAGGAGGCAAAATGAgctttatacctttcttgaaggTATGAAAAGGGCTTTTTTAGAAGATCGTTTTGACGTTATCCTCGAGTCGGATCATGAAAATGCATACTGGGAATGGAGGAATGCGAAAACTCATG CTGAAACTTGGGATACGAGGGTTGCTATAGTTGAAACTTTTGGAAGGGTATTTGAGTTATGGTGTAATGATACGGGCCTTGGTCCAATTGGTGAGCAGTATATGGATGTGCATGAGTTGGATATATTAGCAAAAGTGGATGATGAAGTAATAGACCTTCAGGGTGATGATGGAGTGCTAGCTCAAGAGATGATGTAA